The Deltaproteobacteria bacterium genome segment CTACGGGTGACCCCGCTGCCCGGGGGGATGGACTTCGAAACCGGCGCCGCGTTCCTCTTCACCTATGAAACGTCCCTCCACGGTCTGCGGGACAGGGGCCGTCTCGAGGCGGGCGAAACTCTGCTGGTGCTGGGCGCCGCGGGCGGCGTCGGTCTGGCAGCCGTCGAGATCGGCAAGGCCATGGGCGCCCGCGTTCTTGCGGCCGCCTCCAGCGAGGACAAACTGGCCCTGTGCAGGAAAGTGGGCGCCGATGAGACCATCAACTACGCCTCCGGGAACCTGCGCGATCGCGTCAAGGAGCTGACGGGCGGCAAAGGCGTGGACGTAGTCTACGATCCCGTGGGCGGCTCCTACACCGAGAGCGCCCTGCGCGCCACGGCCTGGGGTGGGCGCCTCCTGGTGATCGGGTTCGCCTCCGGGGACATCCCGAAGATTCCCATCAACCTCGCTCTCCTCAAGGAACGCTCCATCGTCGGCGTCTACTGGGGTGAATCGGTCAAGCATGACCCCGAAGGCCACCTGCGC includes the following:
- a CDS encoding NADPH:quinone oxidoreductase family protein → MKALVCTAFGPLEHLAIREIQPPRPGPRQVLIDVKAASLNFPDALMAQGLYQVKPPLPFSPGTEIAGVIVEVGTDVVGFQAGDRVIAIAGWGGFAEECAVDALRVTPLPGGMDFETGAAFLFTYETSLHGLRDRGRLEAGETLLVLGAAGGVGLAAVEIGKAMGARVLAAASSEDKLALCRKVGADETINYASGNLRDRVKELTGGKGVDVVYDPVGGSYTESALRATAWGGRLLVIGFASGDIPKIPINLALLKERSIVGVYWGESVKHDPEGHLRNVKQLMEWFAAGKVKPSISERVPLSEAAVAMQRLIHRQVKGKVVILPEA